One genomic region from Hoeflea algicola encodes:
- a CDS encoding succinylglutamate desuccinylase/aspartoacylase family protein — MTETHKKQLYHVTVDFDRDGKQIGTFQVPLSVHDDAWGVIPVPVAVIKNGEGPTVILEGGNHGDEYEGPIALGELIRDIDVADVAGRLIIIPAINQPAVLAAQRTSPIDGINMNRVFPGDALGSATEQIAAFVNDVLFPMGDVFIDLHSGGSSLNIIPSAVIEPGLTPEQHAANVKAASVFGTPLAVVIDNRGDPRTATASAARAGMTVIGTEMGGAGTTSIEALALCRRGIRNVLASVGVLPQRMATPVPAPKLYTLSPLAHLITEDDGVFEALHPLGTEVSAGDVAGRVHFLTQPARSPVELRYRTSGIVYARRQPGRVRPGNCCIVVASPHTEVQS; from the coding sequence ATGACTGAGACACACAAGAAGCAACTTTATCACGTCACGGTTGATTTCGACCGGGACGGAAAACAGATCGGAACCTTTCAGGTGCCGCTTTCGGTTCATGATGACGCTTGGGGAGTGATTCCGGTGCCTGTGGCGGTGATCAAAAACGGAGAGGGCCCGACTGTAATCCTCGAAGGAGGCAATCACGGCGATGAATACGAAGGACCGATCGCCCTTGGCGAGTTGATCCGCGATATCGACGTGGCCGATGTTGCCGGGCGGTTGATAATTATACCTGCGATCAACCAGCCCGCAGTGTTGGCAGCGCAACGCACTTCGCCCATCGACGGGATCAACATGAACCGGGTGTTCCCGGGAGACGCCTTGGGCAGCGCGACCGAACAAATTGCGGCCTTCGTCAATGATGTGCTGTTCCCCATGGGTGACGTGTTTATCGATCTTCATTCGGGTGGATCGTCGCTGAATATCATCCCCAGTGCCGTGATCGAGCCCGGGCTCACGCCCGAACAACATGCCGCCAATGTCAAGGCCGCTTCTGTCTTTGGCACCCCGCTTGCGGTGGTGATCGACAATCGCGGTGATCCGCGCACCGCCACCGCGTCGGCCGCTCGGGCCGGGATGACGGTGATCGGCACCGAGATGGGCGGCGCCGGGACCACGTCAATCGAGGCGCTCGCGCTTTGCCGTCGCGGCATTCGAAATGTTCTGGCCAGCGTCGGTGTGTTGCCGCAACGAATGGCAACGCCGGTACCAGCCCCCAAACTCTACACGCTGTCGCCGCTTGCCCATTTGATCACCGAAGACGACGGTGTGTTCGAAGCGCTGCATCCCCTTGGCACCGAAGTTTCGGCTGGGGACGTTGCGGGACGCGTTCACTTTCTGACCCAACCGGCGCGGTCGCCAGTCGAATTGCGCTATCGGACCAGTGGCATTGTTTATGCACGCCGGCAGCCGGGCAGGGTGCGCCCGGGCAATTGCTGCATCGTCGTCGCATCGCCCCACACGGAGGTTCAATCATGA
- a CDS encoding RbsD/FucU family protein, protein MLKGLDPRLNAEVLYALRAMGHGDTLIIADTNFPSDSIARQTVTGDLLRMDNLTAGEAAEAILSVLPLDTFVDDFAGRMEIVGNPGEVPPVQAEVQKAIDAAEGQSRSMVGIERFAFYDMAKQAYAVIQTGERRFYGCFMFRKGVIPPEE, encoded by the coding sequence ATGCTCAAGGGACTGGACCCGCGATTGAACGCAGAGGTGCTCTATGCACTTCGCGCCATGGGCCATGGCGATACGCTGATCATCGCCGACACCAATTTTCCGTCCGATTCCATCGCCCGCCAAACGGTGACCGGCGATCTCCTGCGCATGGACAACCTGACCGCCGGGGAAGCTGCTGAAGCCATCTTGTCGGTGCTGCCGCTCGACACCTTCGTCGACGATTTTGCCGGCCGCATGGAGATCGTCGGCAATCCCGGCGAGGTGCCCCCGGTGCAGGCCGAAGTGCAGAAGGCGATCGATGCAGCCGAAGGTCAGTCGCGATCGATGGTCGGCATCGAACGCTTCGCCTTCTACGACATGGCCAAGCAAGCCTACGCAGTGATCCAGACCGGTGAACGACGGTTCTACGGCTGCTTCATGTTCCGCAAAGGCGTTATCCCGCCGGAAGAGTAA
- a CDS encoding L-rhamnose mutarotase, which yields MNAAPEEPLVFMYRLKPGMGAEYDRAHRAVWPEILALLDAAGIYDYRIWRRGDLVVSAMRTVKGFDYASRVTATSEVQSRWTASLAHVFEQISDEDGTPLWLDLVFAHRPQEEPGP from the coding sequence ATGAACGCAGCACCGGAGGAACCTCTTGTCTTTATGTACCGGCTGAAGCCCGGCATGGGCGCTGAATATGATCGCGCGCATCGGGCGGTCTGGCCAGAAATACTGGCTTTGCTGGATGCAGCAGGCATTTATGACTATCGCATATGGCGGCGCGGTGATCTCGTCGTGAGTGCGATGCGCACCGTAAAGGGGTTCGATTACGCCAGCCGCGTTACCGCCACAAGTGAGGTTCAGTCCCGCTGGACGGCTTCGTTGGCGCATGTGTTTGAGCAAATCAGTGACGAAGACGGCACGCCGCTTTGGCTGGATTTGGTCTTTGCCCACAGGCCACAAGAGGAGCCGGGCCCATGA
- a CDS encoding ABC transporter substrate-binding protein translates to MNTKQKRISRRIGAFVTGAAVSLLLSSATFAADVTTIKVLNWQPGGPEYWAALVEAFETKHPDIKVELETVPFDRYAEVQGPYIATRSGPDVMEQNAGLELFDRRMGYIELSDDVLAAGDDLLGRVGGCLGYDLSNACYGLPFGLQGNVMYYNKQVLSAAGLDPENPPTTWEDFGAACDAINAIDKTCLALGMTGPFPAYWSFPEIARNFLTEDDIRAVLAGDMPWTDPKMVSILTAMAEIPQKGWSNSNAPSISMLPDATDIFASGNAGFAGTIIADAVNWAAFGEALGDENLGAMRWPAIVPEAPLAKSFSGVESSVFGVTSWSEKPEAAAEFVKFIAGVENGNLLTSLGGGIPLNSKVDPALFPKSEALSQIREIIAKPTIHVGVLLSGQEVDALARGWQEVALGRLTVEDWVGRMQVALEDSPGKN, encoded by the coding sequence ATGAACACTAAGCAAAAACGGATCTCGCGCCGCATCGGTGCATTTGTCACGGGGGCTGCCGTGTCGCTATTGCTGTCGTCGGCCACATTTGCTGCTGATGTGACAACAATCAAGGTTTTGAACTGGCAACCGGGCGGACCGGAGTACTGGGCTGCGCTCGTCGAAGCGTTCGAGACAAAGCATCCCGACATCAAGGTTGAATTGGAAACTGTGCCGTTCGACCGCTATGCCGAGGTGCAAGGACCCTATATCGCAACCCGCAGTGGCCCTGACGTGATGGAGCAGAATGCCGGGCTCGAACTGTTTGACCGGCGCATGGGCTATATCGAACTGTCCGACGATGTGTTGGCGGCGGGTGATGATCTGTTGGGGCGTGTTGGCGGCTGCCTGGGCTATGACCTGTCAAACGCCTGTTACGGCCTGCCTTTCGGTTTGCAAGGCAACGTCATGTATTACAACAAGCAGGTTCTGAGCGCGGCCGGACTTGATCCGGAAAATCCGCCCACCACCTGGGAAGACTTTGGGGCTGCCTGCGACGCGATCAATGCCATCGATAAGACCTGTCTTGCGCTGGGGATGACCGGGCCATTCCCCGCCTATTGGTCCTTCCCCGAAATCGCGCGCAACTTCCTGACCGAAGATGACATTCGCGCCGTACTGGCCGGTGACATGCCCTGGACAGACCCCAAGATGGTGAGCATTTTGACCGCCATGGCGGAAATTCCTCAGAAGGGTTGGTCAAATTCCAACGCCCCGTCAATTTCGATGCTGCCCGACGCAACGGACATTTTCGCCAGCGGCAATGCAGGATTTGCCGGGACCATCATTGCCGATGCGGTAAACTGGGCCGCCTTCGGTGAAGCTTTGGGCGATGAAAATCTGGGCGCGATGCGTTGGCCCGCCATCGTTCCTGAGGCACCTCTTGCCAAAAGTTTCAGTGGCGTTGAAAGCAGCGTTTTCGGGGTGACATCCTGGAGTGAAAAACCAGAGGCGGCGGCGGAATTTGTCAAATTCATTGCCGGGGTCGAAAACGGCAATCTGTTGACCAGTTTGGGCGGTGGTATTCCCCTTAACTCAAAGGTTGACCCGGCGCTGTTTCCGAAATCCGAAGCGTTGAGTCAAATTCGGGAAATCATTGCAAAGCCGACGATTCATGTGGGCGTGCTGTTGAGCGGTCAAGAGGTTGATGCGCTGGCTCGAGGTTGGCAGGAGGTCGCGCTTGGCCGTTTGACTGTCGAAGATTGGGTCGGGCGGATGCAGGTGGCCCTCGAAGACAGCCCTGGCAAAAACTGA
- a CDS encoding carbohydrate ABC transporter permease: MSTMMTVRRRARARARSTFVRWLVTGALVVVAVAALYPLLFTVVNSFKSRSGYAQNPLGLPDAISLENYIATFSRMNVPRLLLNSIVTTGGGLILSTIAALLIAYAVTKLRIKGGNLLFLFVISMLVIPSQVIIYPLYATILDLGFGNSYAGLILAYASFGLPISTYLLVAYFRAIPDELIEAARLDGAGELRILFQILLPVSAPAVAALSILNFVWMWNDLLLPLVIMGGSDNTTLMVGVALLSGQYDISIPLISAGMIIALLPVLIVYFLFQRQILSGAISGAVK; encoded by the coding sequence ATGAGCACAATGATGACGGTACGCCGGCGCGCCAGGGCGCGCGCCCGTTCAACATTCGTGCGCTGGTTGGTGACGGGCGCTTTGGTGGTGGTCGCCGTGGCCGCGCTTTACCCACTGTTGTTCACGGTTGTGAACTCGTTCAAATCCCGCAGCGGATATGCGCAAAACCCGCTTGGCCTGCCGGATGCGATCAGTCTGGAAAACTATATCGCCACGTTCAGCCGGATGAACGTGCCTCGTCTGTTGTTGAACAGCATCGTCACCACCGGGGGTGGATTGATCCTGTCGACCATTGCTGCGTTGTTGATAGCCTATGCGGTCACAAAATTGCGGATCAAGGGCGGAAATCTTTTGTTTCTGTTTGTCATTTCGATGCTGGTGATTCCCAGTCAGGTGATCATCTATCCGCTCTATGCCACGATCCTCGATCTGGGGTTCGGCAATTCCTATGCCGGGCTGATCCTGGCCTATGCCTCGTTTGGTCTGCCGATCAGCACCTATTTGCTGGTGGCCTATTTTCGCGCCATTCCTGATGAATTGATCGAAGCCGCGCGTCTGGATGGGGCGGGTGAATTGCGTATCCTGTTTCAGATCCTGCTGCCGGTGTCCGCCCCGGCTGTGGCCGCGCTGTCGATCCTCAATTTCGTCTGGATGTGGAATGATTTGTTGCTGCCGCTTGTCATCATGGGCGGATCTGACAACACCACGCTGATGGTCGGCGTGGCGCTGTTGTCGGGGCAATATGACATCTCGATCCCGCTAATCAGTGCGGGGATGATCATCGCCCTTTTGCCGGTACTGATTGTTTATTTCCTGTTTCAACGGCAGATCCTGAGCGGTGCCATTTCAGGAGCGGTAAAATGA
- a CDS encoding carbohydrate ABC transporter permease has product MNLRRSENPKRRGSRQAGIWLIALLVAPAIILAVTFKLVPLIRVVWMSFQKTQGFYEPSFAGLANYEAIFRDPMFITSFRNAFMVFLSLPVWVFLPLIIAILLFQRTPGWKAFRAIYFLPYMIAPVVVGIMFRQILAPDGPLNAMLIGAGLEGFAIEWLNGPNSALFALTAVALWSFFGLGVLTYLAGLSTVSQEVIEAARLDGAGFWRLLFNFALPLLKPVVGYWTVLCMSGMLIWMFPLVYAMTRGGPGSATMLPEYLVFITTFEFLNRGKGAAIGMALFIFVAVISTFVVRQMYRDGRGKSQ; this is encoded by the coding sequence ATGAATCTTCGTCGATCAGAAAATCCCAAACGCCGCGGGTCCCGACAGGCGGGTATCTGGCTGATCGCGCTTCTTGTGGCTCCGGCGATTATCCTTGCCGTCACGTTCAAATTGGTGCCGCTGATCCGCGTTGTATGGATGAGCTTTCAAAAAACACAGGGCTTTTACGAGCCGAGCTTTGCGGGCTTGGCAAACTACGAGGCCATTTTCCGCGATCCGATGTTTATCACGTCGTTTCGCAATGCCTTTATGGTGTTTCTCAGCCTGCCGGTTTGGGTATTCCTGCCGTTGATCATCGCGATCCTGCTGTTTCAGCGCACGCCGGGCTGGAAGGCGTTTCGCGCGATCTATTTCCTGCCGTATATGATCGCACCAGTCGTGGTCGGGATCATGTTTCGCCAAATCCTGGCCCCGGACGGCCCGTTGAATGCGATGCTGATTGGGGCCGGGCTTGAGGGCTTTGCTATCGAATGGCTGAACGGGCCGAACAGCGCGCTGTTTGCTCTGACGGCCGTCGCCCTGTGGAGCTTTTTTGGTCTGGGTGTACTGACCTATCTGGCCGGATTGTCCACTGTTTCCCAGGAGGTGATCGAAGCCGCCCGTCTCGACGGAGCCGGTTTTTGGCGGCTTTTGTTCAATTTTGCGCTGCCGTTGCTAAAGCCAGTTGTCGGCTATTGGACCGTGCTGTGCATGTCGGGCATGCTGATTTGGATGTTCCCGCTGGTTTACGCCATGACGCGTGGCGGGCCGGGCAGTGCCACGATGTTGCCCGAGTATCTGGTGTTCATCACCACGTTCGAATTCCTCAACCGGGGCAAGGGCGCGGCAATCGGTATGGCGCTTTTCATCTTTGTCGCGGTGATTTCGACCTTTGTTGTGCGCCAGATGTATCGGGATGGCCGGGGGAAATCGCAATGA
- a CDS encoding threonine ammonia-lyase, whose translation MISLDDIRAAAQRIAPHIRHTPVIELTAVPDPVTEAQLFLKLENLQCTGSFKARGATNKLLSQPPGAVSKGIVTASGGNHGLAVARAARSAGVPATVYVTESATEEKREKLRRSGAEVKVLGKIWNEANEAALEQAERTGAAYFHPFADPMVVAGQGTVALEFLDAVPNLDTVIVAIGGGGLISGMSVALKALNPAIRIIGIEPEGSPTLKASLDAGRVVRLESVTSKVATMSCGETDPGVFALVRDNVDEIVLISDAEMEDAAAWLWFELGIAADLSGASAIAALRSGKISLPADARAGALVCGAGLDGVAL comes from the coding sequence ATGATTTCACTGGATGACATTCGCGCCGCAGCACAGCGCATCGCCCCACATATCAGGCACACACCCGTTATAGAGTTGACGGCGGTCCCCGATCCCGTGACCGAGGCGCAATTATTTCTCAAGCTCGAAAACCTGCAATGCACCGGATCGTTCAAGGCCCGCGGCGCGACCAACAAACTTCTCAGCCAGCCACCCGGCGCAGTGTCCAAAGGGATCGTCACGGCCTCAGGGGGCAATCATGGTTTGGCTGTGGCCCGGGCGGCACGCTCGGCTGGGGTCCCAGCAACCGTTTATGTCACCGAAAGCGCCACCGAGGAGAAGCGCGAAAAGCTGCGCCGCAGCGGTGCAGAGGTTAAGGTGCTGGGCAAAATCTGGAATGAGGCCAACGAAGCTGCGCTGGAGCAGGCTGAACGCACCGGTGCCGCCTATTTCCATCCTTTCGCCGACCCCATGGTGGTCGCTGGACAAGGCACAGTAGCGCTGGAATTTCTTGACGCTGTGCCGAACCTAGACACCGTTATTGTGGCAATTGGTGGCGGCGGGCTGATCTCCGGCATGTCGGTGGCGCTCAAGGCGCTCAACCCCGCTATCCGCATCATCGGGATCGAGCCGGAAGGATCGCCGACGCTCAAGGCCAGCCTGGATGCCGGACGGGTTGTGCGGCTTGAAAGCGTGACCAGCAAGGTGGCGACCATGAGTTGCGGTGAAACCGACCCGGGGGTTTTTGCGCTGGTGCGCGATAACGTTGATGAAATCGTGCTGATTTCCGATGCCGAAATGGAAGACGCGGCCGCCTGGCTTTGGTTCGAACTGGGCATTGCCGCAGATTTGAGCGGGGCTTCGGCCATTGCAGCCCTTCGATCGGGGAAAATATCTCTCCCCGCTGATGCAAGAGCTGGCGCATTGGTGTGTGGTGCCGGGTTGGACGGTGTCGCGCTCTAA
- a CDS encoding ribokinase has product MTRVVILGVFVADTAYRAARAPQMGETIMGEGFALGPGGKGSNQAVASARAGVETHFITRLGRDTFAEMALKTWADAGVTPAITQHEDGYTGAAYIFVEAGTGNNAIIVCPGVAGSISPADVDARAELISNAAVFVTQLEQPMDAAMHALQIAREGGATTILNPAPAATLPDGMLALCDYVTPNETEAEALTGIAVTSLEDATRAAVELSRMGARAVVITLGEKGALYHAGGQSVHVAAFDTGPVVETAGAGDAFNGGFAAALATGLDPVTAVRFGCATASISVTRSGTAPSMPSLTEINALLQRQ; this is encoded by the coding sequence GTGACAAGAGTCGTCATTCTGGGCGTTTTCGTTGCCGACACGGCCTACCGCGCGGCGCGCGCGCCGCAAATGGGCGAGACCATCATGGGCGAGGGGTTTGCGCTCGGGCCCGGCGGCAAGGGGTCCAACCAGGCTGTGGCTTCGGCCAGAGCTGGGGTGGAGACTCATTTCATCACCCGGCTTGGGCGCGACACGTTCGCCGAGATGGCGCTCAAGACCTGGGCCGATGCGGGCGTGACACCAGCGATCACTCAGCATGAAGACGGCTACACCGGCGCTGCCTACATTTTTGTCGAGGCGGGAACCGGCAACAACGCGATCATTGTCTGCCCCGGCGTGGCCGGTTCGATATCCCCGGCAGACGTTGATGCGCGCGCCGAGCTGATCAGCAATGCCGCAGTGTTCGTCACCCAGCTTGAACAGCCGATGGATGCGGCGATGCACGCCCTGCAAATCGCCCGCGAAGGCGGTGCAACAACCATCCTCAATCCGGCGCCTGCAGCCACCTTGCCCGACGGCATGCTGGCGCTGTGCGACTACGTGACCCCGAACGAAACCGAAGCCGAGGCGCTGACCGGCATCGCTGTGACCAGCCTCGAGGACGCCACCAGGGCTGCGGTGGAACTGTCCCGCATGGGCGCCCGGGCGGTGGTCATCACGCTGGGAGAAAAGGGCGCGCTCTATCATGCCGGCGGACAAAGCGTTCACGTCGCGGCCTTCGATACCGGTCCGGTAGTAGAAACCGCCGGTGCCGGAGACGCCTTCAACGGTGGCTTCGCCGCAGCGCTGGCCACCGGCTTGGACCCGGTGACTGCCGTCAGGTTCGGCTGCGCCACAGCCTCGATTTCGGTGACCCGGTCCGGCACGGCACCCTCGATGCCTTCGCTAACAGAGATAAACGCACTTCTGCAGCGCCAATGA
- a CDS encoding amidohydrolase family protein, producing the protein MAALVDDKGRYTGPIIDSHHHFWDRTLDRHPWLRGKNDPVLGQSCLPQDYLGAVEGFDVVASVHIEANWDPADPMGETDWLDALSRPDGIAARYVAFADLGHAGVEPYLEALAGRERVVGIRDIVSWHPDPTRSAVTDRHRMADPSWRAGLARLAPLDLSFDLLMSPWQIEDALDLVRNFPDQRFAINHCGSPFDRSPEGMAHWANGLKLLAEVPNVVLKISDLVAYDPDWNAESLSSVALTCLDAFGISRCMLGSDHPVVTFHASFQQTYDNFLRTFAGLSGTEQHALFAGNAAQFYRIPT; encoded by the coding sequence ATGGCCGCGCTTGTGGACGACAAGGGACGTTACACCGGTCCGATCATCGATTCCCACCATCACTTTTGGGATCGAACGCTGGACCGTCACCCTTGGTTGCGCGGCAAAAATGACCCGGTGCTGGGGCAATCATGTCTGCCCCAGGATTACCTGGGGGCAGTCGAAGGGTTTGACGTGGTGGCCAGCGTGCATATCGAGGCAAACTGGGATCCCGCCGATCCGATGGGCGAGACCGACTGGCTTGATGCCCTGTCCCGTCCTGATGGCATCGCCGCGCGCTATGTGGCCTTTGCCGATCTGGGCCACGCCGGGGTCGAGCCATATCTTGAAGCGCTCGCCGGCCGCGAGCGGGTGGTTGGCATCCGCGACATTGTCAGTTGGCATCCTGACCCGACCCGATCGGCAGTCACTGATCGTCACCGGATGGCCGATCCGAGTTGGCGCGCGGGCCTGGCGCGGCTCGCCCCCCTTGATCTGTCGTTTGATCTGTTGATGTCGCCCTGGCAGATCGAGGATGCGCTGGATCTGGTGCGAAATTTCCCAGACCAGCGCTTCGCCATCAACCATTGCGGATCCCCTTTTGACCGCAGCCCGGAGGGCATGGCCCATTGGGCAAACGGCCTGAAACTTTTGGCAGAGGTCCCAAATGTCGTGCTTAAGATTTCGGATCTGGTGGCCTATGACCCGGACTGGAATGCCGAAAGCCTGTCCTCGGTTGCGCTGACCTGCCTCGACGCTTTTGGTATTTCCCGCTGCATGCTGGGCAGCGACCATCCGGTCGTCACTTTCCATGCAAGTTTCCAGCAAACCTACGACAATTTTCTCCGGACCTTTGCCGGGTTATCCGGGACCGAACAACATGCGTTGTTTGCCGGCAATGCCGCACAGTTTTACCGCATTCCAACCTGA
- a CDS encoding helix-turn-helix domain-containing protein, translating to MPSKQIPTAKAPPVKKPPKKVEKRSYEAPALEKGLDVLELLAGLSRGVNQSEIAQLLGRSLQEVYRVVMVLERRGYIQRHTGEDGFYLSNRVFDLAHRYPPLARLVDLATPIMNAASVAADQAMHIAILDKTDIRVVAQVDSPAPSDFDCALVRRIRRWPPRREDCWWRFSRRRPRRGSLTSCARTSRLKMPRR from the coding sequence GTGCCGTCGAAACAGATACCGACCGCCAAAGCCCCGCCCGTCAAAAAACCACCCAAGAAAGTTGAAAAACGCTCTTATGAGGCGCCCGCCCTTGAAAAGGGATTGGATGTTCTGGAGCTTTTGGCCGGCCTTTCGCGGGGCGTCAACCAGAGTGAAATTGCGCAACTCTTGGGCCGTTCGCTGCAAGAGGTCTATCGTGTGGTCATGGTTCTGGAGCGGCGCGGTTATATTCAGAGGCACACAGGAGAAGACGGTTTTTATCTCTCGAACCGGGTATTTGACCTCGCCCATCGCTATCCGCCGCTGGCGCGTCTGGTGGATCTGGCGACGCCGATTATGAATGCCGCCTCTGTTGCCGCAGATCAGGCCATGCACATCGCCATTCTCGACAAAACAGATATCCGCGTCGTTGCCCAGGTCGACAGCCCCGCCCCCTCGGATTTCGACTGCGCGTTGGTACGAAGAATCCGGCGATGGCCACCGCGTCGGGAAGATTGCTGGTGGCGTTTCAGTCGCCGGAGACCAAGGCGTGGATCCTTGACGAGCTGCGCCAGAACCAGTCGGCTGAAGATGCCGAGGCGTTGA
- a CDS encoding IclR family transcriptional regulator domain-containing protein, with the protein MATASGRLLVAFQSPETKAWILDELRQNQSAEDAEALIRRTERIHARGYEMVTGEGLQGITDVSFPLIDHSGFATAALTMPFLQAARQLVDFDAACQAAFGAAQTITELLGGRLAEPTFPLARIAAKRPPDRIG; encoded by the coding sequence ATGGCCACCGCGTCGGGAAGATTGCTGGTGGCGTTTCAGTCGCCGGAGACCAAGGCGTGGATCCTTGACGAGCTGCGCCAGAACCAGTCGGCTGAAGATGCCGAGGCGTTGATCCGTCGTACCGAAAGGATTCATGCCCGTGGATACGAAATGGTGACCGGTGAAGGTTTGCAGGGCATCACCGATGTCAGCTTCCCGCTTATTGATCACAGCGGCTTTGCCACGGCGGCGCTGACCATGCCGTTCCTTCAGGCGGCGCGGCAACTGGTGGATTTCGATGCCGCCTGTCAGGCAGCCTTTGGTGCTGCGCAGACAATCACCGAGTTGCTGGGCGGTCGCCTGGCAGAGCCAACCTTTCCCCTCGCCCGTATTGCAGCCAAACGTCCCCCCGATCGGATCGGCTAG
- a CDS encoding Gfo/Idh/MocA family protein, protein MPVAGVFDVNRDVADDLARDFSVPVVHDTLDSALAACGTTGVFDLALPPAVLLDTVKRLPKGATALLQKPLGPDGDAAREIVAALKARDITAATNFQLRFTPSMLAIEDAIRKGLFGEVVDVDVHLAVYMPWELWSFIPHMKAVEMPLHSIHYLDWIRGLLGEPDSIFAKAVKHPRYPDLADARSSIILDYGDRVRCALSLNHTYNFGPEHIDATIRVEGTRGAAHLTVGYLIDYVQPVPERLEIVTEGNSWTHLPLAGERMPDSFAYVMANLQRFAAGEDDCLVTDVTDSMRTMLLVDAGLESSRKGGVRPKS, encoded by the coding sequence TTGCCGGTTGCCGGTGTTTTTGATGTGAACCGCGACGTTGCCGATGACTTGGCACGCGATTTCTCAGTGCCTGTGGTGCATGACACATTGGACAGTGCGCTGGCAGCTTGCGGGACCACAGGCGTTTTCGACCTGGCGCTGCCGCCTGCCGTCCTTCTGGATACCGTCAAGCGTCTGCCCAAGGGCGCGACCGCGTTGCTGCAAAAGCCGCTGGGCCCCGATGGCGATGCCGCGCGTGAAATCGTTGCCGCCCTAAAGGCGCGTGACATCACTGCGGCAACCAATTTTCAGTTACGCTTTACCCCGTCCATGCTGGCCATCGAAGACGCTATTCGCAAAGGCCTGTTTGGCGAGGTTGTCGATGTTGATGTGCATCTTGCTGTCTATATGCCTTGGGAGTTGTGGTCGTTTATCCCTCATATGAAAGCGGTCGAAATGCCGCTGCATTCGATTCATTATCTTGATTGGATAAGAGGACTTCTGGGCGAGCCCGACAGCATCTTTGCCAAAGCGGTCAAGCATCCACGCTATCCCGATTTGGCGGACGCGCGCTCGAGCATCATCCTCGACTACGGGGATCGGGTGCGCTGCGCGTTGTCGCTGAACCACACTTACAACTTCGGCCCCGAACATATCGACGCGACAATCCGTGTCGAAGGGACAAGGGGCGCGGCGCATCTGACGGTTGGGTATCTGATCGATTATGTCCAGCCGGTTCCGGAGCGGCTGGAGATTGTGACTGAGGGCAATAGCTGGACACATCTGCCTCTGGCGGGTGAGCGGATGCCAGACTCCTTCGCCTATGTCATGGCCAATCTTCAGCGATTTGCGGCAGGCGAAGATGACTGTCTGGTCACTGACGTCACCGATTCAATGCGAACAATGTTGCTTGTGGATGCCGGCCTTGAATCCAGCCGCAAAGGAGGGGTGAGGCCGAAGTCCTGA